In one Gracilinanus agilis isolate LMUSP501 chromosome 6, AgileGrace, whole genome shotgun sequence genomic region, the following are encoded:
- the NPY1R gene encoding neuropeptide Y receptor type 1: MNYTLFPSFFNESFLNHTDTHPPYAPIEENKCRVPVTMVFTMALAYGIVILLGVSGNLALIGIILKQKELRNVTNILIVNLSLSDLLVSFVCLPFTFVYTLMDHWIFGEAMCKLNPFVQCVSITVSIFSLVLIALERHQLIVNPRGWRPTNVHAFLAIALIWFFSVAASLPFVIYQVLTDEPFHNVTFPTFKDKYVCFDLFPSNVHRLSYTTILLVLQYFGPLVFILVCYLKIYMRLKKRNDMMDRIRENKHRAQEARRINVMLFSIVVAFAICWMPLTIFNTVFDWNHKLISICHHNLLFLLCHLTAMISTCVNPVFYGFLNKNFQKDLQALFRYCDFRSRNEDYETIAMSTMNTDDSKTSRRQAHGEASQEPGEDEEV; the protein is encoded by the exons ATGAATTACACattgtttccctcttttttcaaCGAATCATTTCTCAACCACACAGACACCCACCCCCCCTATGCCCCCATCGAAGAGAACAAATGCCGTGTACCAGTAACCATGGTATTTACGATGGCTTTAGCTTATGGCATTGTCATACTCCTAGGAGTTTCTGGAAATCTGGCCTTGATAGGAATTATCCTAAAGCAAAAGGAGCTGAGAAATGTAACCAACATTCTGATTGTCAATCTGTCCCTCTCTGACCTCCTGGTCTCATTCGTATGTCTGCCCTTTACTTTTGTCTATACATTAATGGATCACTGGATCTTTGGTGAGGCCATGTGCAAACTAAATCCCTTCGTGCAATGTGTCTCGATCactgtctccattttctctctggTTCTCATTGCCCTGGAGCGCCATCAGCTGATAGTCAACCCCCGGGGATGGCGCCCAACCAATGTCCATGCATTTTTGGCCATTGCCCTGATCTGGTTCTTCTCTGTGGCTGCCTCCCTGCCTTTTGTGATTTATCAGGTGCTGACTGATGAGCCATTCCACAATGTCACCTTCCCAACCTTCAAGGACAAGTATGTTTGCTTTGATCTGTTCCCTTCTAATGTGCACAGGCTCTCTTACACCACTATTCTCTTGGTGCTGCAGTACTTTGGGCCTCTGGTGTTCATTCTTGTCTGCTACCTCAAG ATCTACATGCGACTGAAGAAGAGGAATGACATGATGGATAGGATCAGAGAGAATAAGCATCGAGCCCAGGAAGCCCGCCGGATCAACGTGATGCTTTTCTCCATTGTGGTGGCCTTTGCCATCTGCTGGATGCCTCTGACCATCTTTAACACGGTGTTTGACTGGAACCACAAGCTGATCTCCATCTGCCACCACAACCTGCTGTTCCTCCTGTGCCACCTGACGGCGATGATCTCCACTTGCGTCAACCCTGTCTTCTATGGGTTCCTTAACAAGAATTTCCAGAAAGATTTGCAGGCTCTCTTTCGCTATTGTGATTTCAGGTCCCGTAATGAAGACTACGAGACCATCGCCATGTCCACGATGAATACGGATGACTCCAAGACGTCTCGAAGGCAAGCCCATGGTGAGGCCTCCCAGGAACCTGGGGAGGATGAAGAAGTCTGA